The genomic DNA TGTCTCAGCCATTTGAGGCTCCCATTTTACTTAATCCTGCCAATACAGGGTTAACATTTCCTGTGCGAACAAATTTGAATTATCGTCAGCAATGGCGAAGCATATCAAAGCCTTTTACTACGGTTATTGCTTCTGTCGATGCAAAACTTTTATCACAAGGAAAAACCGGTTCATCATTAGGATTAGGTGTTATTATCGCTAACGATCAAGCTGGTACATCTAAATTAAGCACTCTAAACGCAAGTTTAGCCATAATGGGCAAGGTTTTATTAAATGATATGAATTCTCTATCGGCAGGCATTGTTGGCGGTGTTATGCAACGTAAAATTGGCGATAATCTTACATGGACCGATCAATTTGATGGATATCAGTATAATCCGAATGCTGGAAGTGCCGAAGTATTTGATAGCCAAAAACGCTTAGCTCCTGATGTAGGTGCTGGTATTCAATGGAGTTATGGACGTGGTGCAGCTACTTTATCATCAAACGATGCCATAGGTGCCCAATTGGGTTTTGCTGCTTATCACGTTAATATGCCTAATACAGGTTTTCAGGAAGATGCTGATAGCCGTTATATTCGCATGGTTTTACATGGAAGTTTTTCGTATGGTATTAAAAACACTCCTTTTCAGCTTAATCCATGTGGTATAGTTCAAATGCAAGGTCCATCACGTATGTATTTTGCTGGAATGAATTTTAAATATCGTTTACAAGAATCTTCAAAATATACCGGAAACTTGTCTTCACGTTCGCTTAATTTAGGCACCTTTTATCGATTTGGTGATGCATTTATTACTTCATTACAACTTGAATGGGATATGTTTGCCGTTGGAATCAGCTATGATTTAAATTTGTCATCACTTACAAAGGCTTCAAAGGGACGTGGTGGCACAGAATTATCACTTCGCTATTTGCCATTTAAGCCTAAGAAGTCGAATAGCTTGATATAGTTAATCGAAAAATATTAGTATTTTTGAAGCTACTCCCAATGAGTAGCTTTTTTATGAATTATAACTATTTAATTATTATTTTGTTTTTTATCGTATCTTGTTCTAATAGTAAGAAGAACAATACTTTAAATGATGCAAATATTGATGTTTATCTTTCTTATAGTGATTCAGTAAATAATAAAATTGTAAAAGACAGTAGCAGTTTAGATTTTTATGAAAGAGTTTGCAAACATGTCGAAAATTTAAATAATATATGTTTTTATGATAGTGCGTTGATGCTTGGTCAAAGAATTGAAAAAAAAATAAAAAACACTAATCAATACCTTTACTTAAAATTAAAAAATCAGATTGCGTTTGCCTTATACAATAAAGGGGCATTTAGAGAATCAATAAGAATTTTGATAGAGAATAAAATGCTCAATGATAGAAAGATGAAAAATAAAGAAATAGAACACGAAATCGACTTGTTTTTAGGTGTAAACTATTTTCAATTGGAGAAAATTGATTCGTCTTTTTTCTATTTTACTAATATTGATAACG from Bacteroidales bacterium includes the following:
- a CDS encoding PorP/SprF family type IX secretion system membrane protein, whose protein sequence is MKKLMYIIGIMGIAVSAYAQDFSLSQPFEAPILLNPANTGLTFPVRTNLNYRQQWRSISKPFTTVIASVDAKLLSQGKTGSSLGLGVIIANDQAGTSKLSTLNASLAIMGKVLLNDMNSLSAGIVGGVMQRKIGDNLTWTDQFDGYQYNPNAGSAEVFDSQKRLAPDVGAGIQWSYGRGAATLSSNDAIGAQLGFAAYHVNMPNTGFQEDADSRYIRMVLHGSFSYGIKNTPFQLNPCGIVQMQGPSRMYFAGMNFKYRLQESSKYTGNLSSRSLNLGTFYRFGDAFITSLQLEWDMFAVGISYDLNLSSLTKASKGRGGTELSLRYLPFKPKKSNSLI